The genomic DNA CGATCAGCTGCGTCACCTGGCTGCCAAAGTCGATGATGAGAAGGCGCTCGTGGTGGCGCTCGGGATGGATCGTGCTCATGGCTCAGGCAATATTGCGCTGCGGGGCAGGGTGCAAGCCTGCAAAGCACAGGGCGAGGCCCCGTAGGGTGGGCAATCTGCCCACCACGCCGCTAGCCCATCGAGCTGGAGCTCTCCTTGCCCCGCCGCTCGGCAAGCGCCGCATCGTGGCGATAGCTCCAAAACGCAATCCCCGCCCAGCTCAGCACGTAAAACAGGCCCACACCAATCACCACCTCACCGGGCAGCGGCCCCACGTCGGCCCGCGCGATCACCTGCTGCCAGCTTTCAACCGAGGTCGGATGCACCACCAGCTTGCCACCATAGGCCAGCGACTGAATCAGCAGGATCCACAGGTAGTTGCGCCGAATGCGCCGCCCGAGCGCCACGAACATAGACACATGGTAGCGCGGGCGCAGGTAATCCTCGCTGAGCACTTTCTGCCACTCGTCCTCCATGTGCAGATCGCCGTCATAGAGCATGGGGGCATAGAAGTGGGTTTCCATCCACCGCGCCCGTGCCCGCCAGACGTTGAAGTAGCGGTAGCGCCGGGCCTCCAGCATCAAAAACAAAAGGATAAGCACGCCCACAAGCACCAGCGGCAGCGGTGAGGCACCGGGCGAGGAAAACGAAATCGACAGCGCCACGCCCAGCGTGACCACCGCCCAGTTGGTGGTGGTATCGAGCCGGGTGCGCCAGATCGTGCTGCGATAAACCTCGCCGCGATAGAGGTGCGCCAGCGCGGTGATCTCCGAGGAGGTCAGCGTCAGCCGCTCCTCGGTGCCGCGCCGCGCTTCCTGCGATGGCGCGGTGGTGGCGGGTGCTGTCATGGCGGCCTCCCTCCGCGATGGAGGGCCATTGTGCACAGGCGGAGGGCTTCGGTCAAAGAGGGCGGGCCGGGCCCACATGTCGCATTTCCCCCTGAGGTGGCGCAATCCGGCCTCGGTGCGGCCCCGCCATCGGCTATCAGGCTCAAAAGGCAACCCTTTTCAGGGAGAGGATTCGCATATGGTCGAAGCAGCGGCAGGCAGGCGGCGCGGGCGCTCGGGCGGCGGGGCGGCGCGCCGGGCCGAGCGGACGGGGATGAAGATCGAGGCGGCGAAATTCATCACCCGCGCCATTCCCAATCTCGAAATCCTCAACGAGGAAGCGCTGGAGATCATCGAGGCCAACGCCGAAACGGTGCTCGAAGAGATCGGCGTGGCCTTCGTGGAGAACCCCAAGGCGCTGGAGCGCTGGCGGGAGGCCGGGGCCACGGTGGAAGGCGAGCGCGTCCACATTCCCCGTGGCCTTGCCCGCAAGCTCTGCGCCACCGCGCCCGGCCAATTCACGCAAATCGCCCGCAACCCCGAGCGCAACGTCGAGATCGGCGGCAAAAACCTCGTGCTCGCCCCGGTCTACGGCCCCCCCTTCGTGCGCGACAATTCGGGCGGCCGCCGCTACGCGACGATGCATGATTTCAACTGCTTCGTGAAACTCGGCTACATGAGCAAATGGCTGCACCACTCCGGTGGTACGGTCTGTGAGCCAACCGATGTGCCCGTCGCCAAGCGCCACCTTGATATGCTGATGAGCCACATCACTCTCAGCGACAAACCCTTCATGGGATCCGTCACCGAGCCGTCCCGCGCCGCCGATTCCGTCGCCATGGCCGACATCCTGTTTGGTGGCCTCGATGGGCGCTGCGCGATGACCTCGCTCATCAATATCAACTCGCCGCTCACCTTCGACTCGGTGATGATGGGCGCGCTGGAGGCCTATGCCGAGGCGGGGCAGGCCTGCATCATCTCGCCCTTCATCGTCGGCGGGGCGATGGCCCCCGTCTCGGTCGCCGGCACGCTGACGCAGGTGCTGGCCGAGGTGATGGCAGGCGTGGCCTATTCCCAGCTCATCAAACCCGGCGCGCCGGTGATCTTCGGCGCCTTCGTGACCTCGATCGACATGAACTCCGGCGCACCCACCTTCGGCACCCCCGAGGCCAGCCAGGTGACCTATGGCGCGGGCCAGCT from Oceanicola sp. D3 includes the following:
- a CDS encoding DUF2270 domain-containing protein; the encoded protein is MTAPATTAPSQEARRGTEERLTLTSSEITALAHLYRGEVYRSTIWRTRLDTTTNWAVVTLGVALSISFSSPGASPLPLVLVGVLILLFLMLEARRYRYFNVWRARARWMETHFYAPMLYDGDLHMEDEWQKVLSEDYLRPRYHVSMFVALGRRIRRNYLWILLIQSLAYGGKLVVHPTSVESWQQVIARADVGPLPGEVVIGVGLFYVLSWAGIAFWSYRHDAALAERRGKESSSSMG
- a CDS encoding trimethylamine methyltransferase family protein yields the protein MVEAAAGRRRGRSGGGAARRAERTGMKIEAAKFITRAIPNLEILNEEALEIIEANAETVLEEIGVAFVENPKALERWREAGATVEGERVHIPRGLARKLCATAPGQFTQIARNPERNVEIGGKNLVLAPVYGPPFVRDNSGGRRYATMHDFNCFVKLGYMSKWLHHSGGTVCEPTDVPVAKRHLDMLMSHITLSDKPFMGSVTEPSRAADSVAMADILFGGLDGRCAMTSLININSPLTFDSVMMGALEAYAEAGQACIISPFIVGGAMAPVSVAGTLTQVLAEVMAGVAYSQLIKPGAPVIFGAFVTSIDMNSGAPTFGTPEASQVTYGAGQLARRMGLPFRSSGSFNGSKLPDAQAAYETANSLNMGLLSGVNFMLHACGWLEGGLVSSYEKFVMDADQLGILHRLAAPVAVDDNGQAMDALREVGPGGHYLGCAHTQANYQTAFWKSEVLDYKPFETWEEEGGRDTAALASERVTKLLAAYEAPPLDAGIREELESFVAKRKEVLPDSMS